A single region of the Salicibibacter cibi genome encodes:
- a CDS encoding TAXI family TRAP transporter solute-binding subunit: MEWKNILTTIMIVLLFIVVTGCGSEEGSGQVDHATIYAVGGGGGYMLSSGFAEVANEKNESTNYTLSETNGDIEGMRMVMQGNGELLDVTDTNAGFAYNGTHTFEGEQYEEIRGVAAVEPIAMQYIVREDSNIDTLSDLEGASIATFQESAQLSVEVVLNEIGLERENDYTMQALPAQEQMDALRDNNVDAVVFFDQYPSSTIQSLDETTSVKVLEMEEDLIDTRAEEFGVNPMTRDIEADSPEAYSGQTEDVTTAQIGQFYITSEDVDEDLIYEFTKTMFDNTEELETYSPRAEGITVENTLESISVPLHPGAERYLREEGHID, from the coding sequence TTGGAATGGAAAAATATATTAACAACGATAATGATAGTTTTGTTATTCATTGTAGTAACTGGCTGTGGTTCTGAAGAGGGAAGTGGACAAGTTGATCATGCAACTATATATGCGGTTGGTGGGGGTGGAGGTTATATGCTATCGTCAGGATTCGCTGAGGTTGCTAATGAAAAAAATGAATCTACTAATTATACGCTTTCAGAAACTAATGGAGATATCGAGGGGATGCGTATGGTTATGCAGGGAAACGGGGAGCTACTGGATGTGACAGATACTAATGCAGGGTTTGCCTATAATGGTACTCACACGTTTGAAGGTGAACAATATGAAGAAATTCGGGGTGTAGCTGCTGTAGAGCCAATTGCCATGCAGTATATCGTGAGAGAAGATTCCAATATAGATACATTAAGTGATCTTGAAGGTGCAAGCATTGCGACTTTTCAAGAGTCCGCACAATTATCCGTGGAGGTTGTTCTTAACGAAATTGGTCTAGAACGTGAAAATGACTATACCATGCAAGCATTGCCAGCGCAAGAGCAAATGGATGCCTTAAGGGACAATAATGTTGATGCTGTGGTATTTTTTGATCAATATCCGTCATCAACAATTCAAAGTTTAGATGAAACGACTAGTGTAAAAGTTTTAGAAATGGAGGAAGATCTCATAGATACAAGAGCTGAAGAGTTTGGAGTGAATCCAATGACTAGAGATATAGAAGCAGATTCACCTGAAGCATACAGCGGTCAAACTGAAGATGTGACAACAGCACAAATAGGTCAATTCTATATCACAAGTGAGGATGTTGATGAAGATCTAATTTATGAATTTACAAAAACGATGTTTGATAACACAGAAGAATTAGAAACATATAGCCCTAGAGCAGAAGGAATAACAGTAGAAAATACTCTGGAATCGATAAGCGTACCACTTCATCCGGGCGCAGAAAGGTATTTAAGAGAAGAAGGCCATATAGATTAA
- a CDS encoding alpha/beta fold hydrolase, producing the protein MIKKQTMELNEQKISYFDEGSKDRPPVLMLHGVPESSMLWKHIIPEVVSSGFRAIAPDLPGFGQSDQFKTKSTWENYLIFINNFMRKLQLGEIHLIVHDWGGLIGLRWACDQPEKISSLVISDSSLDPEYKWHPMARKWRTPGEGEKVIEKTRNKASWIKNMESEAPGIDEDVLEDFYCVFQTEQSRNVILDLYRSANHKLVEPYLNLSKIKMPVTILWGEKDPYVDYEFAYKMQEQQLSQANVHIFPNAGHFIHVEVPEKIKPIISDHFNSIMVNHSR; encoded by the coding sequence ATGATTAAAAAACAAACAATGGAATTAAATGAACAGAAAATTTCTTATTTCGATGAAGGTTCAAAAGATAGGCCTCCTGTGTTAATGCTTCACGGTGTCCCAGAATCGAGCATGCTTTGGAAACATATTATCCCTGAAGTCGTTTCATCAGGGTTTCGTGCGATTGCTCCGGATTTACCCGGGTTTGGTCAAAGTGATCAATTTAAAACAAAATCTACTTGGGAAAATTATCTTATTTTCATTAATAACTTTATGAGAAAGCTTCAATTAGGCGAAATACATCTTATTGTCCATGATTGGGGTGGGCTTATTGGATTAAGATGGGCATGCGATCAGCCAGAAAAAATATCAAGTTTAGTGATTAGTGATTCTTCTTTAGACCCCGAATATAAATGGCATCCGATGGCAAGAAAATGGAGAACGCCTGGGGAAGGAGAAAAAGTTATAGAAAAAACAAGAAATAAAGCTTCGTGGATAAAAAATATGGAAAGTGAAGCTCCAGGTATAGACGAAGATGTTCTCGAAGACTTTTATTGCGTCTTTCAAACAGAGCAATCAAGAAACGTCATTTTAGACTTGTACAGATCAGCGAATCATAAGCTAGTTGAACCATATTTGAACCTGTCAAAAATTAAAATGCCTGTCACTATATTGTGGGGGGAAAAAGATCCATATGTAGATTATGAGTTTGCATATAAAATGCAGGAACAGCAGTTATCTCAAGCAAATGTTCATATTTTCCCCAATGCAGGCCATTTTATTCATGTGGAAGTTCCTGAGAAGATAAAGCCAATCATCAGCGATCATTTTAATTCTATTATGGTGAACCATTCTAGATGA
- a CDS encoding sulfite exporter TauE/SafE family protein: protein MFILLIVLGILASAYGIIVGAGGGFILVPMLLLFYNISPQMAAGTGLAIVFLNSVSGLYPYLKQQRVQLYEGTFLGLAAIPGTLLGNWLVNIVNEQTFYYAFSILLVGLGLFLSIKKPPETSIDAEEFHQETAAVIEHKRRKIWLTLMVGIVIGVVSSFFGIGGGWLLVPILVYLFHLNMHKATATSIYALSIYSFVGLVAPIIRQDIDWEILLWSGIGVLIGSQVGALISKRLAASTITRMLAVIVILIGITLLV from the coding sequence ATGTTTATTTTACTCATCGTCCTTGGTATTTTAGCAAGCGCTTACGGGATTATTGTTGGTGCGGGAGGCGGTTTTATTCTTGTGCCAATGCTTTTGCTTTTTTATAATATTTCTCCGCAAATGGCTGCCGGTACAGGATTAGCGATCGTATTCCTTAATAGCGTTTCCGGTTTGTATCCTTATTTAAAACAGCAAAGAGTACAGTTGTATGAAGGTACATTTTTAGGTTTAGCTGCTATTCCGGGAACACTTTTGGGGAATTGGTTGGTTAACATTGTGAATGAACAAACGTTTTATTATGCTTTTTCCATATTGCTTGTTGGACTCGGACTTTTTTTATCCATAAAAAAACCCCCTGAGACCTCAATAGATGCAGAGGAGTTTCATCAAGAAACAGCAGCAGTAATAGAACATAAAAGAAGAAAAATTTGGCTAACTTTAATGGTAGGGATAGTTATTGGCGTTGTCTCTTCATTTTTTGGAATTGGTGGAGGATGGTTACTTGTTCCAATTCTAGTGTATCTTTTTCATTTAAATATGCATAAGGCAACAGCAACATCTATTTATGCCTTATCTATATATTCCTTTGTTGGCTTAGTTGCTCCTATCATACGTCAAGACATTGATTGGGAAATATTACTATGGAGTGGTATAGGCGTATTGATTGGATCGCAAGTTGGAGCCTTGATTTCAAAACGATTAGCAGCCTCAACTATTACAAGAATGTTAGCTGTAATTGTCATTCTAATTGGTATAACCTTGTTAGTTTGA
- a CDS encoding acyl-CoA thioesterase, whose amino-acid sequence MYKTIIEPRVSETDGVGHINNTTLPVWLEAARNPIFKLFTPDHSFVNWRMIILHTSIDYVSQIYFGTNVDVYTWVKRIGKSSLELYEEIHQGDTICARGKAIYVNYNREEKQPEPIPTRIREELEVHLYEREGE is encoded by the coding sequence ATGTACAAAACAATCATAGAACCCAGAGTGTCTGAAACAGACGGCGTTGGCCATATCAATAACACCACCTTACCCGTCTGGCTGGAAGCAGCACGGAATCCCATTTTTAAATTATTTACACCGGATCATTCATTTGTCAACTGGCGAATGATTATCCTCCATACATCGATTGATTATGTAAGCCAGATTTATTTCGGAACAAATGTTGACGTGTACACATGGGTGAAGCGGATCGGGAAATCAAGCCTGGAATTATATGAAGAGATTCATCAAGGCGACACGATTTGTGCCCGAGGAAAAGCGATTTATGTGAATTATAATAGGGAAGAAAAGCAACCAGAGCCTATTCCAACAAGGATTAGGGAGGAATTGGAAGTACATTTGTATGAACGTGAGGGTGAGTAA
- a CDS encoding TRAP transporter permease — protein sequence MEDTKKVEKEQESSETSLSDGRRREFQGIVSLMITILAIIWPLYHLYTTYFGMPDTLIHRSIHLTFALTLIFILLPPSKKLKKSRLFLRLDMVLVVMSVIVGLYIIQNAEVFIERAGLPILADYIYGSIGIVLVIEATRRVLGLALPIVAVVFLVYAYTGEYWPLIFSHAGNDHGQIISSLFLSLDGIFGVALGVSSTILIIFILMAYFLMATGSGNFFMNLAMALIGWVRGGPAKMAVVSSGLFGSITGSAAANVVSTGAITIPMMKRLGYSPKVAGAVEATASTGAQLVPPIMGAAAFVMAETLGIPYSQVVIAAIVPAILFFISLLIMVDLEAAKKNLAGVPRKEAPSFIKTIREGWFHALPLLLLFYLLLVVDYSPARAGFFAIVLAIVINIINKKNRLSIKQFFKVLEKGAIGTMEIAIACACAGIIIGSFALTGLGPRMSSILIELSQGYLLPLLILAMIAAIIMGMSLPTIVIYMVLAVLVAPTLVDLGVIPIAAHLFVFYFGVLSAIVPPVAFAAFYGAGIAGSDPMKTSFTAFRLSTCALIIPFMFVYQPSLLTIGSTSEILLSIVTAVIGIASITIGIQGYIFSKITTWKRLLVFACGILLIDANFITSIIGIVLLALLILHEYRYNRQSQNKNENYNYSYHLKEVR from the coding sequence ATGGAAGATACAAAAAAAGTTGAGAAAGAACAAGAGAGTTCAGAAACGTCATTGTCAGATGGACGACGAAGGGAATTTCAGGGTATCGTATCCCTAATGATTACCATATTAGCAATCATATGGCCTCTATACCATTTGTATACGACATATTTCGGGATGCCTGATACCTTAATTCATCGTTCAATTCATTTAACTTTTGCGCTGACATTAATATTTATATTACTTCCTCCCTCTAAAAAACTTAAAAAAAGTCGGCTTTTTTTAAGATTGGATATGGTTTTGGTAGTAATGAGTGTCATTGTAGGACTGTATATTATTCAAAACGCAGAAGTCTTTATTGAACGAGCTGGATTACCAATATTAGCAGATTATATTTATGGGAGTATAGGGATTGTATTAGTCATTGAGGCAACAAGAAGGGTTTTGGGTTTAGCTCTTCCAATTGTTGCGGTTGTATTTCTTGTGTATGCATATACTGGAGAATACTGGCCGTTAATTTTTTCTCATGCAGGAAACGATCATGGGCAAATAATTAGTTCCTTATTTTTATCATTAGATGGAATTTTTGGTGTTGCACTTGGTGTATCTTCAACTATACTGATTATCTTTATTCTCATGGCATATTTCTTAATGGCAACTGGATCTGGGAATTTTTTCATGAACCTAGCGATGGCCCTAATAGGGTGGGTACGAGGTGGACCAGCGAAAATGGCTGTTGTTAGCAGCGGTCTATTTGGCAGCATTACAGGAAGTGCGGCAGCGAATGTTGTGAGTACTGGGGCGATCACAATTCCTATGATGAAGCGTTTAGGCTACAGCCCTAAAGTTGCTGGTGCTGTAGAAGCTACAGCATCGACGGGAGCCCAATTAGTGCCCCCTATTATGGGAGCAGCTGCCTTTGTTATGGCAGAAACTCTCGGAATTCCTTATAGTCAAGTGGTTATCGCTGCAATTGTACCGGCTATTTTATTTTTTATATCACTACTAATCATGGTAGATCTAGAAGCTGCCAAAAAAAATTTAGCAGGCGTTCCTAGAAAAGAAGCACCATCATTTATAAAAACTATTAGAGAGGGATGGTTTCATGCATTGCCATTGCTTTTGCTCTTTTATTTATTACTTGTTGTTGACTATTCACCAGCACGAGCAGGTTTTTTTGCGATAGTGCTTGCCATCGTCATTAACATAATCAATAAAAAGAATCGTTTGTCTATTAAGCAATTTTTTAAGGTATTAGAAAAAGGTGCAATTGGAACTATGGAAATTGCCATAGCCTGTGCTTGTGCCGGGATAATTATCGGATCATTTGCTTTGACTGGCCTAGGCCCCAGAATGTCTTCTATTTTGATCGAGTTGTCACAAGGTTATTTGTTACCCCTATTAATTTTAGCAATGATTGCTGCAATTATTATGGGAATGTCATTACCAACCATTGTTATCTATATGGTTTTAGCGGTATTAGTAGCTCCAACACTTGTTGACTTGGGTGTTATTCCGATAGCAGCACACTTGTTTGTATTTTATTTTGGTGTCTTATCTGCCATTGTACCACCTGTTGCTTTTGCCGCTTTTTATGGTGCGGGGATTGCTGGATCAGATCCAATGAAAACCAGTTTTACAGCGTTTAGGCTTTCCACTTGTGCTCTTATTATTCCGTTCATGTTTGTTTACCAACCAAGTTTGTTAACAATCGGTTCTACTTCTGAAATACTGCTTTCTATAGTTACTGCAGTCATTGGTATTGCCAGCATAACCATAGGTATTCAAGGCTATATTTTTAGTAAAATTACGACATGGAAGCGTTTATTAGTTTTTGCGTGTGGAATTCTATTAATAGATGCCAATTTTATTACAAGTATTATAGGAATTGTGTTATTGGCTCTATTAATTTTGCATGAATATAGATATAACCGACAAAGTCAAAATAAAAATGAAAATTATAATTATAGTTACCATTTGAAGGAGGTGAGATAG
- a CDS encoding alkyl sulfatase dimerization domain-containing protein, producing the protein MNNKKQNLKQNKEENIPYMGGEVKTATLDNGAIVNQGLAIPKRGAKIDKIRDGITVLKRFSLDNTVIIEGKEGVIVWDTGGHMEAGKRKYRALREITNKPVKAIIYSHNHYTMGAKAFIPEGENGKEIQIISHPNVHKNITDTAIELDPATTRNGAMHFGSYLPSTGPDAHFQSEAEEGSKTGYIEPTYSVQDGEEMDIDGVEMQFFYTPSDTYDSLTLWLPNYDTVITNSIWNVFPNMYTLRGQPYRDPKDWIKGIDIIRELNPQYLIPEHGNARRTKEESYQLATNYRDGMAFIYSHAVRGINKGLKPDEIADSLELPEHLANHPWLSESYGELKHHVKGIYSGLIGWFSLDAADINPVSIPFRSERIAKGFGGTNKIIDLSNQALEDKEYAWAAELITHVLNIDPDNKKARQIKANALRQLGYTTPASSSRGFYLTQALALEGKVDLNQTPQGLTGLGDDGIEKLPVDQMMKLLEFKINPVSAMNTDKVVAIILTDLKQSFGLHVRKGVAEVSNYKPKKFDITIELSSELWKGIVLGKIKIEDAVSQEQINSSDIKGTIPFFNLFDL; encoded by the coding sequence ATGAATAATAAAAAACAAAACCTAAAACAAAATAAAGAAGAAAATATTCCGTATATGGGTGGAGAAGTAAAAACGGCTACTCTAGATAATGGAGCAATTGTTAATCAAGGACTAGCCATTCCAAAGCGCGGAGCAAAAATTGATAAAATTAGAGATGGAATTACTGTGTTAAAACGTTTTTCCCTTGATAATACGGTTATTATCGAGGGGAAAGAAGGAGTAATTGTTTGGGATACAGGTGGCCATATGGAGGCGGGGAAGCGCAAATATCGAGCACTTCGTGAGATAACGAATAAACCGGTTAAAGCCATCATTTATTCACATAACCACTATACCATGGGAGCAAAAGCATTTATTCCTGAAGGAGAAAATGGAAAAGAGATTCAGATCATTTCTCATCCGAATGTTCATAAAAATATAACTGATACAGCCATTGAACTAGATCCGGCAACAACAAGGAATGGTGCGATGCACTTTGGTTCCTACTTACCAAGCACGGGACCAGATGCTCATTTTCAAAGTGAAGCAGAAGAAGGTTCAAAAACGGGATATATTGAGCCAACCTATAGTGTTCAGGATGGAGAAGAGATGGATATAGATGGGGTGGAAATGCAATTCTTCTATACGCCGTCAGACACTTATGATTCTTTAACATTATGGTTGCCGAATTATGACACGGTCATTACAAATAGCATCTGGAATGTTTTCCCTAATATGTATACGTTACGTGGCCAACCTTATCGTGACCCCAAAGATTGGATTAAGGGGATTGATATCATTCGTGAACTTAATCCCCAATATCTTATTCCCGAGCATGGGAATGCGAGAAGAACGAAAGAAGAAAGTTATCAACTGGCGACGAATTATAGGGACGGGATGGCTTTTATTTATAGCCACGCCGTTCGAGGGATAAATAAAGGGTTGAAACCGGATGAAATTGCTGACAGCTTAGAACTTCCTGAACATCTAGCGAACCACCCTTGGTTATCGGAATCTTATGGGGAATTAAAGCATCATGTGAAAGGGATCTATAGTGGATTAATCGGTTGGTTTAGTTTAGATGCTGCTGATATCAATCCAGTTTCAATTCCATTTAGATCAGAACGAATTGCGAAGGGATTTGGAGGAACAAATAAAATTATCGATTTATCAAATCAGGCTTTGGAGGATAAAGAATATGCATGGGCAGCTGAATTGATTACACATGTATTAAATATCGACCCGGATAATAAAAAGGCTAGACAGATAAAGGCTAATGCCTTGCGCCAACTGGGCTACACAACACCTGCTTCATCTTCAAGAGGATTCTATCTAACGCAAGCACTAGCTTTAGAAGGAAAAGTGGATTTAAATCAAACGCCACAAGGATTGACAGGGCTCGGTGATGACGGGATAGAAAAACTTCCTGTAGATCAAATGATGAAATTGCTCGAATTCAAAATCAATCCCGTTAGTGCAATGAATACGGATAAAGTAGTAGCTATCATCTTAACTGATCTGAAGCAGAGTTTTGGACTACATGTGAGAAAAGGCGTTGCCGAAGTTAGTAATTATAAGCCGAAGAAATTTGACATTACGATTGAACTTTCGAGTGAGCTTTGGAAAGGGATTGTTTTAGGAAAAATAAAAATAGAGGATGCAGTTTCTCAAGAGCAAATAAATAGTAGTGATATTAAGGGGACTATACCATTCTTTAACTTATTTGATTTGTAA
- a CDS encoding SDR family NAD(P)-dependent oxidoreductase: MDEKPLSGKVAVITGAGRGIGRAIAIAYADKGASVVCAARTEKEILETSEEIKKRNGESLTVKTDVTQMGSVNNLIESTIEHFGAVDILMINAGLNAERNTVEESKPENWRKTLDVNLVGPYFCAYAVIPYMKKQGTGKIITIGSGTGYRAKSGYSAYASSKAGLGMLTRVLAQELWQYNISINEIIPGPVRTRLTNEGGLFKKQNDESIKGFDSEWIKDPEDVAPLALFLATQKDVGPSGQSFSLLRRDK, from the coding sequence GTGGATGAAAAACCTTTGAGTGGAAAAGTTGCGGTAATAACGGGAGCTGGAAGAGGAATTGGAAGGGCTATTGCAATTGCTTACGCTGATAAGGGGGCATCGGTTGTATGTGCAGCAAGAACCGAGAAAGAAATTTTAGAAACCTCAGAGGAAATAAAAAAGCGGAATGGGGAATCCTTGACGGTAAAAACAGATGTCACACAAATGGGCTCGGTTAATAATTTAATAGAAAGTACAATTGAACATTTTGGCGCTGTTGACATCTTAATGATAAATGCCGGTCTAAATGCTGAGCGTAACACTGTAGAAGAAAGTAAGCCGGAGAATTGGCGCAAAACACTGGATGTTAATTTAGTCGGACCGTACTTTTGTGCATATGCCGTTATTCCATATATGAAAAAGCAGGGTACTGGAAAAATAATCACGATTGGTTCAGGTACTGGCTATCGGGCAAAATCCGGTTATTCAGCTTACGCTTCTTCAAAAGCAGGATTAGGAATGTTAACGCGAGTTTTAGCTCAAGAGCTTTGGCAATATAACATTAGCATTAATGAAATTATCCCCGGTCCGGTGCGAACCAGGCTTACCAATGAAGGAGGATTATTTAAAAAACAGAATGATGAGAGCATAAAAGGTTTTGATAGTGAGTGGATAAAAGATCCTGAAGACGTAGCCCCTTTAGCCTTATTTTTAGCTACTCAAAAAGATGTGGGTCCTTCAGGTCAAAGTTTCAGTTTATTAAGGAGGGATAAATAG
- a CDS encoding LysR family transcriptional regulator → MNIKLLELFCCIVEEGSISGAARRSYLSQPSATKSIRYLEEEYGALLFNRDKGSVSLTEVGETLYPHAKAIIHEYYNSREAVRYANERTQSQLKVGASFTLGEYFLPSVISKYIGNARNDDNGNMELFIENTPNILEKLENKEIDVAFVEGKVANDELVKEAIAYDELVLIVGTAHPWSNVPHILTNELKNERLIAREKNSGSREIITEHLEKKGTLQNIASYMELNTTQAIKSAVMSGLGYGFASYYSVEQEIENGLLVRVPIADLTISRPLWCVKKPLNFEKPAVKVFSGMVKDSFGT, encoded by the coding sequence GTGAATATAAAGTTATTGGAATTATTTTGCTGCATAGTGGAAGAAGGAAGCATCAGTGGTGCAGCCAGACGAAGTTATCTTTCACAACCATCCGCTACTAAAAGCATTCGATATTTAGAAGAAGAATACGGTGCATTGCTATTTAACAGAGATAAAGGGAGCGTGTCATTGACAGAAGTTGGTGAAACTCTCTATCCCCACGCGAAAGCGATCATACATGAATATTATAATTCTAGGGAAGCTGTGCGTTACGCTAATGAAAGAACACAATCGCAATTAAAGGTAGGGGCTTCGTTTACGTTAGGAGAATATTTTCTTCCATCTGTCATCAGCAAATATATAGGCAATGCTCGGAACGACGATAATGGTAATATGGAATTATTCATAGAGAATACCCCAAATATTTTAGAGAAGTTGGAAAATAAGGAAATTGATGTTGCCTTTGTTGAAGGAAAAGTGGCAAATGACGAGTTGGTCAAAGAAGCCATTGCTTATGATGAATTGGTATTGATTGTCGGAACAGCTCACCCTTGGTCAAACGTCCCCCATATACTGACAAATGAATTGAAAAATGAAAGATTAATTGCCAGAGAAAAAAATTCAGGGTCGAGGGAAATAATAACAGAGCACCTCGAAAAAAAAGGAACATTACAAAATATAGCATCATATATGGAACTAAACACGACACAAGCTATAAAAAGTGCTGTTATGTCAGGCTTAGGCTATGGCTTTGCTTCCTATTATAGTGTAGAACAGGAAATAGAGAACGGCCTTTTAGTTAGAGTGCCAATTGCCGATCTAACAATTTCGCGGCCGCTGTGGTGCGTGAAAAAACCGTTGAACTTTGAAAAACCGGCTGTGAAGGTATTTTCAGGTATGGTAAAGGACTCTTTTGGTACATGA